In Clostridium sp. JN-1, one genomic interval encodes:
- a CDS encoding radical SAM protein, translating to MLDLHNCKLCPRNCGVDRLNGEVGFCKSQENVKVARVSLHYWEEPCISGTQGSGTVFFSNCNLKCVFCQNHKISSDGIGKEITIQRLSEIFLEQQKRGALNINLVSPTHYVPQIIKSLDIAKSKGLNIPIIYNTSSYENLETIRALRGYIDVYLPDLKYFNDKYAVKYSNANNYFYYASKAIEEMFSQVGKARFDKNGIIQKGVIVRHLMLPGLLFDSKKIMDYLHKTYGDSIYISIMNQFTPAHNTSHFPEINRKLSPKHYDVLIDYCLSIGIKNAFIQEEGTCSESFIPEFDLRGI from the coding sequence ATGCTGGATCTGCACAATTGCAAACTATGTCCTAGAAATTGCGGAGTAGATAGATTAAATGGAGAAGTTGGATTTTGCAAATCTCAAGAAAATGTAAAAGTTGCACGAGTATCTCTTCATTACTGGGAAGAACCATGTATATCTGGTACTCAAGGTTCTGGTACAGTGTTTTTCTCAAACTGCAATTTAAAATGTGTATTTTGTCAAAATCACAAAATAAGCTCTGATGGTATAGGTAAGGAAATAACTATACAAAGGTTGAGCGAAATTTTCTTAGAACAGCAAAAAAGAGGTGCACTAAATATAAACTTGGTTAGTCCTACTCATTACGTTCCACAGATAATAAAGTCTCTAGACATTGCAAAATCTAAAGGACTTAATATTCCTATAATATATAATACAAGTAGTTACGAGAACTTAGAAACTATACGTGCACTAAGAGGATATATAGATGTCTATTTGCCTGATTTAAAATACTTTAATGATAAATATGCTGTAAAGTATTCAAATGCAAATAATTATTTTTATTATGCATCTAAAGCTATAGAAGAAATGTTTTCACAAGTTGGAAAAGCAAGATTTGATAAAAATGGCATAATCCAAAAAGGAGTTATTGTAAGACACCTTATGCTTCCTGGTCTCTTATTTGATTCAAAAAAAATAATGGACTATCTACATAAAACTTATGGTGATTCAATATATATAAGCATAATGAATCAATTTACTCCTGCACATAATACTTCTCATTTCCCGGAAATAAATAGAAAATTAAGTCCTAAACACTATGATGTTTTAATAGACTACTGTTTATCAATTGGAATAAAAAATGCCTTTATTCAAGAAGAAGGCACGTGTTCTGAAAGTTTTATACCTGAATTCGACTTAAGAGGAATTTAA
- a CDS encoding glutamine synthetase — translation MIKDLIYVISKEKHSEKDLNEILTTHPEIKFVSLLAIDLAGNATDEKIPINIFLDDITGFLKGAIQTDGSSVVLPGIATLNNAKVDMLADLDVNWFIEYNNENLDPISGKPVGTLRIPCFLYHENSPVDSRHILKNSVQYLRSTLLDLFKKYPESLSNFEIKYDDIDDVIITCATELEFWVKTPNDKSSVEELSTSQVLQEQYWSKIKGCVRTALEQSLSLMETYGLEPEMGHKEVGGVKAKLNESGNFTHIMEQLEIDWKYSTALQAADNELLVKSIVKEVFRSNGLDVTFLAKPMDGVAGSGKHTHLGIALKLKNGKRINLFAAPIKHFLSIFGYASVMGILKNYEVINPFVSSTNDSLRRLKPGFEAPICIVTSIGNSVDIPSRNRTVLVGVIRDVNNPLAARFELRSPNPHTNTYLVVSALFQAMIDGIKYAVTNGKTEDDLLAELSKNPGDEADYLEKSRAYRSEEDVFEDFTDEERENYFGKAPNTVYENLCALDKYPEKKAVLLQGGVFNEKLINSFRLGITTKWIIEMNNRIIPNYADEIRGCKMLHSIDKALDLDVANWMRINDLRYYLLKDSYEKQSLFTRIKNASKINNYDEVSNLQIELDEKINELRDLYSTYKKNLLDI, via the coding sequence ATGATAAAAGATCTGATTTATGTTATCTCGAAAGAGAAACACTCAGAAAAAGATTTGAACGAAATTTTAACTACTCATCCGGAAATAAAATTTGTATCATTACTTGCAATTGACTTGGCTGGTAATGCAACTGACGAAAAAATTCCTATTAATATATTCTTAGATGATATAACAGGTTTCCTAAAGGGCGCAATTCAAACTGACGGCTCTTCTGTTGTACTCCCCGGAATTGCCACCTTAAATAATGCAAAAGTAGATATGTTAGCAGATCTTGATGTTAACTGGTTTATCGAATATAACAATGAAAATTTAGATCCTATAAGTGGAAAACCTGTAGGAACACTGAGAATCCCCTGCTTCTTGTATCATGAAAATTCACCAGTAGACTCAAGACATATTCTAAAAAACTCTGTTCAATATTTAAGATCAACTCTTCTAGATTTATTTAAAAAATACCCAGAATCACTATCAAATTTTGAAATTAAATATGATGATATAGATGATGTAATTATTACTTGTGCTACCGAACTAGAATTTTGGGTAAAAACTCCTAACGATAAATCTAGTGTTGAAGAATTATCTACTTCACAAGTTCTGCAGGAACAATACTGGTCAAAGATAAAAGGATGCGTTAGAACAGCGCTTGAACAATCACTTTCATTAATGGAGACATATGGTTTAGAACCTGAAATGGGACACAAAGAAGTTGGTGGAGTAAAAGCTAAATTAAATGAATCAGGAAACTTTACTCACATAATGGAACAGCTTGAAATAGATTGGAAGTATTCTACTGCATTACAAGCTGCTGATAATGAATTATTAGTAAAGAGTATAGTTAAAGAGGTTTTCAGAAGTAATGGATTAGATGTAACTTTCCTTGCAAAACCGATGGATGGTGTTGCTGGAAGCGGAAAACACACTCACCTTGGTATAGCTTTAAAGCTTAAAAACGGCAAAAGAATCAATCTGTTTGCTGCTCCAATAAAACACTTCTTAAGTATTTTTGGGTATGCTTCAGTAATGGGAATTCTTAAGAATTATGAAGTAATAAACCCATTTGTTTCTTCAACAAATGACTCATTAAGAAGACTTAAGCCGGGTTTTGAAGCTCCTATATGCATAGTTACATCAATAGGAAATTCTGTTGATATTCCATCTAGAAACAGAACTGTATTAGTTGGAGTAATAAGGGATGTCAACAATCCTTTAGCTGCAAGATTTGAGCTTAGATCTCCAAATCCTCATACAAACACTTATTTAGTTGTTTCTGCTTTATTCCAAGCAATGATAGATGGAATAAAATATGCAGTAACTAATGGTAAAACAGAAGATGACCTTTTAGCTGAACTTTCTAAGAATCCCGGAGATGAAGCTGATTACTTGGAAAAATCCAGGGCATACAGAAGTGAAGAGGATGTGTTTGAAGACTTTACTGATGAAGAAAGAGAAAATTACTTTGGTAAAGCACCTAACACAGTATATGAAAACTTATGTGCTCTTGACAAATACCCTGAAAAGAAAGCAGTTCTTCTTCAAGGCGGCGTATTTAATGAAAAACTTATAAACAGCTTTAGATTAGGAATTACTACAAAGTGGATTATAGAAATGAATAATAGAATTATACCAAATTATGCAGATGAAATAAGAGGTTGTAAAATGCTTCATTCTATAGACAAAGCATTAGATTTAGATGTTGCTAATTGGATGAGGATAAACGACTTAAGGTACTATCTATTAAAGGATTCTTATGAAAAGCAGAGTTTATTTACAAGAATAAAGAATGCTAGTAAAATTAACAACTATGATGAAGTTTCAAATCTTCAAATAGAACTTGATGAAAAAATCAATGAATTAAGAGATTTATACAGCACTTATAAAAAGAACTTACTAGACATCTAG
- a CDS encoding ABC transporter ATP-binding protein codes for MDILVKASNLKKNYFNKKALNNINLEIEKGKIVGLLGPNGSGKTTFLKIAAGILKQNSGEILVDGKKPGTYTKSIVSYLPDKDYLFKWMKIKDAISFFNDFYKDFDREKAYEFLKFMDLDENSSVKSLSRGMSEKLYLTLTLSRKAKLYILDEPLGGVDPTTREKILNAILDNYSKDSSMIITTHLISDIERLFDEVVFISNGEIVLQGDAEELRREKQVSIDELYREVFK; via the coding sequence ATGGATATTCTAGTTAAAGCGTCAAACTTGAAAAAGAATTATTTCAATAAAAAAGCTTTAAATAATATAAATTTAGAAATAGAAAAAGGTAAAATAGTAGGACTTTTAGGTCCAAATGGCAGTGGAAAAACAACATTTCTTAAAATAGCAGCTGGTATATTAAAACAAAACAGCGGTGAAATATTAGTAGATGGTAAAAAGCCTGGAACTTATACAAAATCAATAGTTTCCTACTTGCCAGACAAGGACTATTTATTTAAATGGATGAAGATAAAAGATGCTATAAGTTTCTTCAATGATTTTTATAAGGATTTTGATAGAGAAAAAGCATATGAATTTTTAAAATTCATGGATTTAGATGAAAATAGCAGTGTTAAATCACTTTCAAGAGGTATGTCTGAAAAATTGTATTTAACTCTAACTCTTTCGAGAAAAGCAAAGCTCTATATATTGGATGAACCTTTAGGAGGAGTTGACCCTACTACAAGAGAAAAGATATTAAATGCTATATTAGATAACTACAGTAAAGATAGTTCAATGATAATTACCACACACCTTATAAGTGATATTGAAAGACTCTTTGACGAAGTTGTTTTTATATCTAATGGAGAAATAGTATTACAAGGCGATGCAGAAGAACTTAGACGTGAAAAACAAGTATCAATTGATGAGTTGTATAGGGAGGTTTTTAAATAA
- a CDS encoding helix-turn-helix transcriptional regulator — MSRVGEKIRSVRESNSMSQKQLAKKLGVSEGFINDVENGRKIINQNLIDRISKVLGKQINDITMSFEEEVFNEDKSESNSYFKKSKTKDVSDVWNDALGSVLKNIPIYKYNLKEKVGFKQIPIINNKIEGYSQDKVLYVKVEDDDMIGFRMDKGDIAFGFTTHEIVNNSICLVEYEGDRAIRQVKKLDNNKILLVSNRKSLRTETVEIKNLNILVKFNRLEIEL; from the coding sequence ATGAGTAGGGTAGGAGAAAAAATTAGAAGTGTAAGAGAAAGTAATTCTATGTCACAAAAGCAGTTGGCTAAAAAATTAGGAGTTAGTGAAGGCTTTATAAATGATGTTGAAAATGGAAGGAAGATAATAAATCAAAATTTAATTGATAGAATATCAAAGGTACTCGGAAAACAAATAAATGACATAACTATGTCATTTGAAGAAGAAGTTTTTAATGAAGATAAAAGTGAAAGTAATTCTTATTTTAAAAAGTCTAAAACTAAAGATGTTAGTGATGTTTGGAATGATGCTCTTGGATCAGTTTTAAAAAATATACCTATATATAAATATAATTTAAAAGAAAAAGTAGGATTTAAACAAATTCCAATTATAAATAATAAAATAGAAGGATATTCTCAAGATAAGGTACTGTATGTAAAAGTAGAAGATGATGATATGATAGGTTTTAGAATGGATAAGGGAGATATAGCATTTGGATTTACAACACATGAAATTGTGAATAATTCAATATGTCTTGTAGAGTATGAAGGTGATAGAGCTATTAGACAAGTAAAAAAATTAGATAACAATAAAATACTTCTTGTAAGCAATAGAAAAAGTTTAAGAACGGAAACAGTTGAAATAAAAAATTTAAATATTTTAGTTAAATTTAATAGATTGGAAATAGAACTTTAA
- the larD gene encoding D/L-lactic acid transporter LarD — translation MFHNLIAEFLGTALMIIFGVGVHCDEVLKNTKYRGSGHLFAITTWAFGISIALFVFGGVCINPAMALAQSILGMIPWSYFIPYCIAEFLGALIGALIVYVLYADHFKASENEVDPIAIRNIFSTNPIIRNLPRNFFVEMFATFIFVSSILAIALKNESMLPIGVGLLVWAIGMALGGPTGFAMNQARDLGPRLAFQILPIKNKADNDWQYGLLIPGIAPFVGAALAAAFIHCYFGV, via the coding sequence ATGTTTCACAATTTAATTGCTGAATTTTTAGGTACTGCACTTATGATTATATTTGGTGTAGGAGTACATTGTGATGAGGTATTAAAAAATACTAAATATCGCGGAAGTGGACATTTATTTGCAATTACAACATGGGCATTTGGAATTTCAATTGCTTTATTTGTTTTTGGGGGTGTCTGCATTAATCCCGCTATGGCTTTAGCTCAAAGTATATTAGGAATGATTCCTTGGTCTTATTTTATTCCTTATTGTATAGCAGAATTCTTAGGTGCCCTTATTGGTGCATTAATTGTATATGTACTGTATGCTGACCACTTTAAAGCTAGTGAAAACGAAGTGGATCCAATTGCTATTAGAAATATTTTTTCTACTAACCCAATTATTCGTAATTTGCCAAGAAACTTTTTTGTAGAGATGTTTGCAACTTTTATATTTGTATCATCTATTTTAGCAATAGCATTAAAAAATGAAAGCATGCTGCCAATAGGAGTTGGTCTTTTAGTATGGGCAATCGGTATGGCACTAGGAGGTCCTACTGGATTCGCAATGAATCAAGCTCGTGATTTAGGTCCAAGACTTGCATTTCAAATACTGCCAATAAAAAATAAAGCCGACAATGACTGGCAATATGGATTATTAATACCTGGTATAGCACCCTTTGTTGGTGCTGCATTAGCTGCAGCATTCATACATTGTTATTTTGGTGTTTGA
- the murI gene encoding glutamate racemase — MKVEDRPIGFFDSGVGGISVLKETLKVLPNENFIYFGDSANAPYGIKSVNEVKELTFNSVEFLIKKNVKAIVIACNTATSAAIIDLRDKYEASMPIIGVEPALKPAVELHREGKIIIMATPMTLAESKFKNLMDNYADVSDILPLPCPGLVELIENGNTDGEEVKAYLTKMVKPYEKEGIAAVVLGCTHYPFIKESLKAVLNLSVPIIDGSLGTARQLERQLVEYNIKNNTDSKGKVEIFNSLNDEAIIKLSYNLLKY; from the coding sequence GTGAAAGTGGAAGATAGACCAATAGGTTTTTTTGATTCAGGAGTAGGTGGAATAAGTGTTTTAAAAGAAACATTAAAAGTTCTTCCAAACGAAAACTTTATTTATTTTGGAGATTCTGCTAATGCTCCATATGGAATAAAGAGTGTTAACGAAGTAAAAGAATTAACATTTAATTCAGTTGAATTTTTGATAAAAAAGAATGTAAAAGCAATTGTAATTGCATGTAATACAGCTACAAGTGCTGCAATAATAGATTTAAGAGATAAGTATGAAGCTAGTATGCCAATAATTGGAGTAGAACCAGCCTTAAAGCCAGCAGTTGAATTACATAGAGAAGGCAAGATAATTATAATGGCAACACCTATGACTTTGGCAGAAAGCAAGTTTAAAAATTTAATGGATAATTATGCTGATGTTTCAGATATATTACCATTACCTTGTCCTGGCCTTGTTGAATTAATAGAAAATGGGAATACAGATGGTGAGGAAGTAAAGGCATATTTAACTAAAATGGTAAAACCATATGAAAAAGAAGGTATAGCAGCTGTAGTTCTTGGGTGTACTCATTATCCTTTTATTAAAGAGTCACTTAAAGCAGTGCTTAATTTAAGCGTTCCTATTATAGATGGAAGTCTTGGAACTGCAAGACAATTAGAAAGACAATTAGTGGAATATAACATTAAAAATAATACAGATTCAAAAGGAAAGGTTGAAATATTTAACTCACTAAATGATGAGGCTATCATAAAATTAAGTTATAATCTGCTTAAATATTAA
- a CDS encoding 2'-5' RNA ligase family protein yields MKYYLVALFDKNSCSNIEKVQRNICRRYKLYKNIHMPHIDMEVLEDPDIDKFCKVVSDILKPYKKFKAEINNDLSFNTNFRVVDIKVESKGYIIRLARQINEMLRLHKFNVKENNFENNDLYIPLAKANFGLKEWNNKEYVAACESVKRNELINTVKIDKMELWKSVNNRKSNIIKTFELRDF; encoded by the coding sequence ATGAAGTATTATTTAGTAGCTTTATTTGATAAAAATTCTTGCTCTAATATAGAAAAAGTACAAAGGAACATATGCAGAAGATATAAGCTTTATAAAAATATACATATGCCTCATATAGATATGGAAGTATTAGAAGACCCAGATATAGATAAGTTTTGCAAAGTTGTTTCTGATATATTGAAACCTTATAAAAAATTTAAAGCTGAAATAAATAATGATTTAAGTTTTAATACAAATTTTAGAGTAGTAGATATTAAAGTTGAAAGTAAAGGATATATCATAAGGTTAGCAAGACAGATAAATGAAATGCTTAGACTGCATAAATTTAATGTTAAGGAAAATAACTTCGAAAATAATGATCTTTATATACCTCTCGCAAAAGCTAATTTTGGGTTAAAGGAATGGAATAACAAAGAATATGTAGCGGCATGTGAAAGTGTAAAAAGGAATGAATTAATCAATACTGTCAAAATAGATAAGATGGAATTGTGGAAAAGTGTAAACAATAGAAAGTCTAATATTATAAAAACTTTTGAACTGCGTGATTTTTAA
- a CDS encoding heme NO-binding domain-containing protein, translating into MKGTVVSTWMKTCRSLYGDDPVNRAMQDAGWSTDKIFSPTESIEDSKVNQVINHIAKHNNVDVKDLWRKIGADNIKTFHNDFPSFFKHENLYSFFSSMFNIHNIVTKKIPGAKPPLIKVTPVSGKEAIFEYKSKRGMFDYLMGLIEGSSKFFNEKVKVDELDRSDDYIKLKMKFEKGVYLKKVYKFNKLLSFGFIKNVGAKAGIFTFIITLIISTPLVGILKSIIVSIVSAFSAFISVNELMKPQTAIKQEINKITDKSYIDTENIETYDLFEDTFSMLKKYEDSMRLEFTGIKGITDEMDTFVNDINNISNSMNNTSTEISQVVEQVADSSVDQAQNTQNTVSILNENIQSLKNIVKTEDKNKSKIEDVIIKINNSYKNVDNTSKNILNSLKKFQKVKDNGLELETKAKDITGIVSIVADISEQTNLLALNASIEAARAGEQGKGFAVVAEEVRNLAEQTQSAVEQINSNLIQFTSEIGNLVEEIEYQYHTLQGETGNLDNVRDMSYESTKAVQMVSKSMIETIDNLGSQSNSIANAYDNMESLAAIAEENSASTEEVSASVTNYINQIKKLGSNVDDFQMIIKMFKDDLGRYTI; encoded by the coding sequence ATGAAAGGTACAGTAGTTTCTACATGGATGAAAACTTGCAGAAGCTTATATGGTGATGACCCAGTAAATAGAGCTATGCAGGATGCAGGTTGGAGTACAGATAAGATATTTTCACCTACAGAAAGCATAGAAGATTCAAAAGTAAATCAAGTAATAAACCATATAGCAAAGCATAATAATGTAGATGTTAAGGATTTATGGAGAAAAATAGGTGCGGATAATATAAAGACATTTCACAATGATTTCCCATCATTTTTTAAACATGAAAACTTATATTCATTTTTTAGTTCTATGTTTAATATTCATAATATTGTAACTAAAAAGATACCTGGAGCAAAACCGCCTTTAATAAAGGTCACACCAGTATCAGGTAAAGAAGCTATATTTGAATACAAATCAAAAAGAGGCATGTTTGATTACTTGATGGGATTAATAGAAGGAAGTTCAAAGTTTTTCAACGAAAAAGTAAAAGTTGATGAATTAGATAGGTCTGATGACTATATAAAATTAAAAATGAAGTTTGAAAAGGGAGTATATTTAAAAAAGGTTTATAAGTTCAATAAACTGCTTTCTTTTGGATTTATTAAAAATGTAGGAGCTAAAGCAGGTATATTTACTTTTATAATTACTTTAATTATAAGTACACCACTAGTTGGAATACTTAAATCTATAATAGTTTCTATAGTATCAGCATTTTCAGCATTCATATCTGTAAATGAACTTATGAAACCACAAACTGCCATAAAACAAGAGATTAATAAAATTACTGATAAAAGTTATATAGATACAGAGAACATAGAAACCTATGATTTATTCGAGGATACATTTAGTATGCTAAAAAAATATGAGGATAGTATGAGACTGGAGTTTACTGGGATAAAGGGTATTACTGATGAAATGGATACATTTGTAAATGACATAAATAATATATCAAATTCCATGAACAATACATCCACAGAAATATCTCAAGTAGTTGAACAAGTAGCAGATTCTTCAGTAGATCAAGCTCAAAACACGCAAAATACTGTTTCAATATTAAATGAAAATATTCAAAGTTTAAAGAACATAGTTAAAACTGAAGACAAAAATAAGTCAAAGATTGAAGATGTAATTATAAAAATAAATAATAGTTATAAGAATGTAGATAATACGAGCAAGAATATATTAAATTCACTTAAAAAGTTCCAGAAAGTTAAGGATAATGGATTGGAACTTGAAACAAAGGCAAAAGATATTACCGGAATAGTGTCAATAGTTGCAGATATTTCAGAGCAAACTAATTTACTTGCTTTAAATGCATCAATTGAAGCTGCTCGTGCAGGAGAACAGGGAAAGGGATTTGCAGTTGTTGCAGAAGAAGTACGTAATTTAGCAGAACAAACACAGAGTGCAGTGGAACAAATAAATTCAAACTTAATACAATTCACCAGCGAGATAGGAAATTTGGTTGAAGAAATAGAATATCAATATCACACACTTCAAGGTGAAACTGGCAATCTCGATAATGTAAGAGACATGAGTTATGAATCAACTAAAGCTGTACAAATGGTATCTAAGTCTATGATAGAGACAATAGATAATTTGGGAAGTCAATCTAATTCTATAGCAAATGCTTATGATAATATGGAATCACTTGCAGCTATAGCAGAAGAAAATTCTGCTTCCACAGAGGAAGTAAGTGCAAGCGTTACAAATTATATTAATCAAATTAAGAAATTAGGAAGTAACGTTGATGACTTCCAGATGATAATTAAGATGTTCAAAGATGACCTTGGTAGATACACAATTTAA
- a CDS encoding GntR family transcriptional regulator: protein MGITFNDKIPIYLQIVNFVKRDIVSGKLKPGDKLPSVREMSANFKVNPNTLQRAYQELERENITYTQRGTGSFVSEETDIVNQLKKEMAKESIYEFLKQMKSLGFSSREIINIVRQELGEEL, encoded by the coding sequence ATGGGAATAACATTTAATGACAAGATCCCAATTTACTTGCAAATAGTTAACTTTGTAAAAAGGGATATAGTATCTGGCAAACTTAAGCCGGGAGATAAACTTCCTTCAGTAAGAGAAATGTCTGCAAACTTCAAAGTCAATCCAAATACCCTCCAAAGAGCATACCAAGAGTTGGAAAGGGAAAATATAACTTATACTCAAAGAGGTACAGGGAGTTTTGTAAGTGAGGAGACTGATATTGTGAATCAACTAAAAAAAGAGATGGCTAAAGAATCTATATATGAATTTTTAAAACAAATGAAAAGTTTAGGATTCAGCTCAAGGGAAATAATTAATATTGTAAGACAAGAACTAGGGGAGGAATTATAG
- the larA gene encoding nickel-dependent lactate racemase, translating into MLKFKLPYDSKNVNFELSEKNFAGLLESKQGTYECKERENEIVEKSLDNVIGSTSLEELAKGKKNIVIISSDHTRPVPSHIITPILLRRIRSVSPNARIRILVAAGFHRPSTRKELIAKYGQEIVDNEEIVMHISKDDASMKKIGILPSGGECIINKIAAEADLLLAEGFIEAHFFAGFSGGRKSVLPGIASYKTIMANHSGEFINNKNSRTGNLCHNLVHEDMVYAARAAKLAFIINVVLNGDHKIIGSFAGDLEKAHLAGCKFVNSLACVNKVDCDIAISTNGGYPLDQNIYQAVKGMTAAEATLNEGGVIIMAAGCRDGHGGQDFYDNIANVKDPKEFLDLAIKTPRSKTLPEQWTSQILARILVHHKVIMVSDLVDPSLVTGLHMEIVRTINEALNRAFELKGKDAKVAVIPDGLSVIVKPKN; encoded by the coding sequence ATGTTAAAATTTAAATTACCATATGATTCTAAGAACGTTAATTTTGAATTGAGTGAAAAAAATTTTGCCGGACTATTGGAATCGAAGCAGGGAACTTATGAGTGTAAAGAAAGAGAAAATGAAATTGTTGAAAAATCATTAGACAATGTAATAGGCAGTACTTCTTTGGAAGAATTAGCAAAAGGGAAAAAAAATATTGTCATCATTAGTAGTGATCATACCAGACCAGTTCCTTCTCATATTATTACACCTATTTTATTGAGGAGAATTCGCAGCGTATCTCCTAATGCACGTATTCGTATTTTAGTTGCTGCAGGATTTCACAGACCAAGTACAAGGAAAGAATTAATCGCCAAATATGGACAAGAAATTGTTGATAATGAAGAAATAGTAATGCACATTTCAAAGGACGATGCATCCATGAAAAAAATCGGCATTTTACCAAGTGGTGGAGAATGTATCATAAATAAAATTGCTGCTGAAGCTGATTTACTTTTAGCGGAAGGATTTATAGAAGCACATTTCTTTGCCGGATTTTCTGGCGGTAGGAAATCAGTATTACCTGGTATTGCTTCATATAAAACAATTATGGCAAATCACAGTGGAGAATTTATAAATAATAAGAATTCCCGTACTGGAAACTTGTGTCATAACTTAGTTCACGAAGATATGGTTTATGCAGCAAGAGCTGCTAAATTAGCTTTCATTATTAATGTAGTATTAAATGGCGATCATAAAATTATTGGATCATTTGCCGGCGATTTAGAAAAAGCCCATCTAGCAGGCTGTAAATTTGTAAATAGTTTGGCTTGTGTAAATAAAGTTGATTGTGATATAGCTATTTCTACAAATGGTGGATATCCTCTTGACCAAAATATTTATCAGGCAGTTAAAGGGATGACAGCTGCAGAAGCAACTTTAAATGAAGGTGGAGTAATCATTATGGCCGCTGGATGTAGAGATGGACACGGCGGACAAGATTTTTATGATAATATAGCTAATGTAAAAGATCCAAAAGAATTCTTAGATTTAGCAATTAAAACCCCTAGATCAAAAACTTTACCAGAACAGTGGACATCGCAAATTTTAGCTAGAATTCTAGTTCATCATAAGGTTATTATGGTTTCTGATTTAGTAGATCCTTCGCTAGTTACTGGTTTACACATGGAAATTGTGAGGACCATTAACGAAGCATTAAATCGTGCATTTGAATTAAAAGGAAAGGATGCAAAGGTAGCAGTAATACCTGATGGATTAAGTGTCATCGTTAAGCCTAAAAATTAA
- a CDS encoding Crp/Fnr family transcriptional regulator — protein MDLGFLINFLEMHNTPVVTKRYHTYLTYYGLEEQYTYVLKKGIIKTSIILKDGREFNISYICVPNIISLLKDEVSKYTSSPFNVRIESQKAIFYKIPRVTFWKYVHSNIQLQRYINQYYRCELSKSIHNQQIMTMNSKKGAVCAFLYSLINKFGKREKIGYLIDFPITNEDIGGFCGISTRNSVNRILHELKKEKVIDIEDQKIHILDVDYLFGFVLH, from the coding sequence GTGGATTTAGGGTTCTTGATAAACTTTTTAGAAATGCATAATACACCAGTTGTTACTAAAAGATATCATACATATTTAACATACTATGGATTAGAAGAACAATATACTTATGTTTTAAAAAAAGGAATAATTAAAACAAGTATTATTTTAAAAGATGGACGTGAGTTTAACATATCTTATATTTGTGTACCGAATATTATATCTTTATTGAAAGATGAGGTCAGCAAATATACATCTTCGCCTTTTAATGTAAGGATTGAATCTCAAAAGGCAATTTTTTATAAAATTCCACGGGTTACATTTTGGAAATATGTACATAGTAATATACAGTTACAAAGATATATAAATCAATATTATAGATGTGAATTATCAAAAAGCATACATAACCAACAAATCATGACTATGAATAGTAAAAAAGGTGCAGTTTGTGCTTTCTTATACAGCTTAATCAATAAGTTTGGCAAAAGAGAAAAAATAGGATACCTAATTGATTTTCCGATAACTAATGAAGACATAGGAGGATTCTGCGGAATTTCAACTCGAAATAGTGTAAATCGTATTCTTCATGAATTAAAAAAGGAAAAAGTAATTGATATTGAAGATCAAAAAATACACATATTGGATGTGGATTACTTATTTGGTTTTGTACTGCATTAA